The following is a genomic window from Zalophus californianus isolate mZalCal1 chromosome 10, mZalCal1.pri.v2, whole genome shotgun sequence.
AGGTGTAAgtgacagggacagggacaggtaATAACCTGCCTAATTGTGCAGTTCTGGAGAGTGGTTTAATTACGTGCATTACTCTTGCCCTTCTTTGTTCTACCATGAAAATGAGCTGGTATCGTGCTTTCTTGTTTCCTGTATGAGGCTAGTGCTGCCATCCACGGAATGACAACTTTCTACACTTCATACCAGGCATTCTACCTCCTTTGACACCACAGAATGTATAGGGTACTCATTCATAGTTGAGACTCAACAAGGTTAAGCACTTTTATCAAAGCCATGATGTAAACAAATATTAGAAGTAGGATCTGAATCCAGTTCTATCCGTTTTCAAAGCCCTGGTTTTTTTATACGACACTGTACCATCAGAAGGATCCTGGGATGGGTAAAGGATGCCAAAGATTTGGTATTTTCAAAGTAAACTTCTTAAACTCCtactaaaaattcaaatattttcttttatcaaaagCTATTTAGCAGCCTTATTATGTTTACTGAAAGATAAATGGTGATAGCAACAACAAGAATTGATGCAAACTGAaatatgaaagaaaccaaagatcaTAAAGCTACCTAGTAAAAATATGTGACAATCACATTTATACATTTCAAGCAATAAAATGCTGAATGTTTGTGTTATTCTCTGAATGCCTGACTTTTTTCTGATAACTTTCTTAAGATTATAAATTGTGTCTTACTTTGACCCCCTCAGTGTAGTTCCCACAAATATATCACAGGAATAATACTATAATAGAAACAGTTCCAGAACCAATGCCAACTTACCGCACTCACCAACCCTAAAGCTGTCAGAAAGCGACCTGATGTAACCTTCGCTGCCCCAGGACGTTGCATTAACAAAATGGGTTGGTGAGTCCCGAATGGTAAAACTGAAAGTGTACCTCTCTGATCCGATATCTAAGGGAAACCAAAGCGTTCATGTttcaaatgaaaacttttatCTTAGGTTTgaacaaatataattattataataagcATATTCAAACACATGGTAAAAATATTACTGCAGATATAATTCTAAGATAAGTTATGCTTTAATGAATCTCAAAGCTGTCAGAGTAGATAACTCACCTCACTATTGATCCCTCTGTTCCCTTTCCCCAGTTATCTGTGTATTTGGAGGGAAATGATACTTCGGCTGGAACCATACAGATTTTAGCTTagattctccatttctctcttaCTGTTACAGTTCCAACCTAAGTCATGATTCagatctaaaattattccaaaacaaataaatgtgtgCTAGTAAATGGCACCACTAGAGGTCAGCAGGtacattttttcccaaaataaaatgacCCTACTGTTTTTTGCTAATTAAAAAGGTAACACAAcctaacatatatacataaattatagaTATCTACTAAACTGTTATTAGCATTTACCTTTGGGGAGGAGACTTGGCCGGAAAGAGCTGGGGGTTGaattaagaatttcatttttctattccatGACCTGTAGTGCTTGAATGTTTTGTGAAAACAGATATGTGACATGTgtgtaatgttttttttaagtcagtaaaCATGTCCTCTCCAAAAAAGGAGTTCTGTACATATAACCATAAAGTACTCCAACACTACAGGAATCACTACCTGCACAGTCTATGAGGTGTAattgtatttcattgtgattttatttatttttttgaagatttttttttttattatttatttgagacagaatgagagagagagagagagagcacatgagagggggtagggtcaaagggagaagcagactctctgccgagcagggagcccgatgcaggactcgatccagggactcctggatcatgacctgagccgaaggcagtcgcttaaccagctgagccacccaggcaccctatttatttttttttttaagattttattcatttattttgacagagagagacacagcgagggaacacaagcagggggagtgggagagggagaagcaggcctcccgcagagcagggagcccgatgtggggctcaatgtggggctcgatcccaggaccctgggatcatgacctgagctgaaggcagacgcttaacgactgagccacccaggcgcccctatttcattgtgattttagcaaatattttaaatactgacaTTTTCCTAATTCGTGTGTTTTAAGTTATTCCTTTTAGAACTTAGAAAACATACATAGACTCTCAAACTATTCAAATGGTAATTCTGATCTAATTAATCATGAAGTGAAAGCATAAGCAAATATTTACATCAAACATGATAATAGAAtattacatgaaattaaaataaaggaacCCTCACTACACCACAAGCCAAAAAACAGCCAGTTATTGGGCCGATTCAAACAAAATTAATGTCTTCTTCCGCCAAAATCACTGTCTGGCTGACTAGAGCTGATTCCCTTAAGCCACACAGAAGTGTTTATACTGGAACCTTTCATAAGCAGGGCTGACGTAAACCATGCTACTTTTGGCATTTTATATCTTATCATTGAGTGTCAACTACAGAAGTTTGAAAACTTGAttttaaacttgattttaaaaaatctaattttagggcgcctgggtggttcagttggttaagcgactgccttcagctcaggtcatgatcctggagtcccgggatcaagtctcgcatcgggctccctgctgagcagagtccgcttctccctctgaccctcttccctctcgtgctctctctcattctctctctctcaaataaataaataaaatcttaaaaaaaaaaaaaagaacttgagcacaaagtagaaaataacaacaacaaaaatctaattttagCTTCCGAGCACTATATGGCGGAAGTGCCTCCTCTTCCGGCCTCTTTGGGGTCTGCGCGGAAACAAGATGAAGGGGACGTCATCGTTTGGAAAGCGTTGCAATAAAATGCACACGTTGTGCAGTCGCTGTGGCTCGAAGGCCTACCACCTTCAGAAGTCCACCTGTGGCCAATGCGGCTATTCTGCCAAGCGCAAGAGAAAGTATAACTGGAGTAACAACGCTAAAAGACGAAACCCCACTGGGACAGGTCGAATGAGGCACCTAAAAATTGTATACGGCAGATTCAGGTATGGATTCCGTGAAGGAACAACACCTAAGCCCAAGAGGGCAGCTGTTGCAGCATCCAGTTCAGCTTAAGGATTTCAACGATTAGTCACACAATAAAcgttctggtttaaaaaaaaaaaaaa
Proteins encoded in this region:
- the LOC113933709 gene encoding 60S ribosomal protein L37-like; protein product: MKGTSSFGKRCNKMHTLCSRCGSKAYHLQKSTCGQCGYSAKRKRKYNWSNNAKRRNPTGTGRMRHLKIVYGRFRYGFREGTTPKPKRAAVAASSSA